A single Melopsittacus undulatus isolate bMelUnd1 chromosome 11, bMelUnd1.mat.Z, whole genome shotgun sequence DNA region contains:
- the LOC101868300 gene encoding olfactory receptor 1-like produces the protein MSPESLQQRNLSSPTTFLLLGFSSAYGAQMTLSLFFSLIYLVTVLGNLLIVILVWFNTHLQSPMYFFLGHLSFLDICYSSITLPKILGDSFSQQKTISFVGCITQIYFFLCFGGSECVLLAAMAYDQYLSICHPFCYPMLMSRMMCHCLVAISWLSGSFSSLIQAFLTACLPFCGSNVIDHLFCEMPFLLQASCSPNAPLNKAILYALAGTIAMGSFLLTLVSYAHIIGAVLQKGGGMQKAFATCTSHLTVVSLFFGTGAVAYLVPHSSTTKEIDKVLALLYAAVTPMLNPIIYSLRKSEVKGAIRKALCRRRLQMSAKGSGIATEQPPRFPGQGCSSQ, from the coding sequence aTGAGCCCCGAGTCCCTGCAGCAGCGAAATCTCAGCAGCCCCACCACGTTCCTTCTGTTGGGATTCTCCAGTGCCTATGGAGCACAGATGACCCTCAGTCTGTTCTTCTCGCTCATTTACCTGGTGACAGTGCTGGGGAACCTGCTTATTGTGATCCTTGTCTGGTTCAACACCCATCTGCAATCCCCCATGTATTTCTTCCTGGGCCACCTCTCCTTCCTGGACATTTGCTACTCCTCTATTACCCTCCCTAAGATCCTTGGAGACTCCTTCTCACAGCAGAAGACCATCTCCTTTGTGGGCTGCATCACACAGATctacttctttctttgctttggggGCTCTGAGTGTGTGCTTCTGGCTGCCATGGCCTATGACCAGTACCTGTCCATTTGCCACCCCTTCTGCTACCCCATGCTCATGAGCAGGATGATGTGCCACTGCTTAGTGGCCATTTCATGGCTGAGTGGCTCCTTCTCATCTCTGATCCAGGCCTTCCTCACAGCCTGCCTGCCCTTCTGCGGCTCCAACGTCATCGACCACTTGTTCTGCGAGAtgcccttcctgctgcaggcatCCTGCAGCCCCAATGCCCCCCTCAACAAGGCCATCTTGTATGCTCTGGCTGGGACTATTGCAATGGGCTCATTCCTCCTCACTCTTGTGTCATATGCTCACATCATCGGGGCTGTCCTCCAGAAAGGAGGGGGGATGCAGAAGGCCTTTGCTACCTGCACCTCCCACCTGACCGTGGTGTCCCTGTTCTTTGGCACTGGGGCTGTGGCATACCTGGTGCCTCACTCCAGCACCACCAAGGAGATTGACAAGGTCCTGGCCCTGCTGTACGCTGCTGTGACCCCCATGCTCAACCCCATCATCTACAGCTTGAGAAAGAGTGAGGTCAAGGGTGCCATCAGGAAAGCCCTGTGCAGGAGGAGGTTACAGATGTCCGCCAAGGGTTCAGGCATTGCCACTGAGCAACCTCCACGCTTCCCggggcagggatgcagctctCAGTGA